agaaaaataaaaagtaagCAATAAATTACTGAAGCGATATTTATTTTAACTACATATCACAATCATGACTCATAGCTTTCTGAGCCTCAAGGATGGCTCGAGTATCTGGCCGGAGGTACCGTTCATAAGCTGCCGAAGACCATCTTCCCATAGCTTTTAGGGTAGAAATGGGAGTAGAGGAAGCTGCAGTTGTAGCAGCCCCTATGCGCAGCGAATGGGCCGAATAACACTCTGGGGGTAGCCCGCAGAATTGACAAAGCAGGCGGAAACGGGATGCAAACCAGGCTCTGGACATGGGCTTTCCCTCCTCTGTTGTAAATAATGGGTCCTCCAGACAAGCTTGTGGACGACACCTCAGATAAGCCAACATAGACGACAGGGGACAAAAAGCAGAGTTAGTTTCAGACACAAAAACAAAAGATCCTTCCCCATCCCGATCAGTTTTTGAGTGCTTTAGAAATATGGTGAAGTGGTGAGAAAATATTGAAACATCAGATATTGTGAGATCATGTGACGGATTAAAAGAATATGTGCGTGTTGAAAACTCGCCACCTCTGAGAAAACCATAGAAAGCCGTAAGCAAAACAGATTCCAACATAATATCAGAATAGATCCCAAAGCATCCCTCTCTCAGACGtgatattaatttttttaaaagtggaagTGTGAGAGGGAGACGATGATCATTGCCTTTAGGTTTCTCTTTTTTAAGTCCATTGAGCAGGAGACGAATTGAAGGATTTTTTAACAAGCTGATGGTGGATGGATCCAAGCAGCGCAGATGGAACTGAATGCCGGCTATCATACTCTTGATGGATGAAGGCTGCATTTTACGAGACTCAAAACAGTGGACTATAAAAGCACTAACATATGAAACATTGACAGGAAGTACATCTACAGTGAAAGTTGCACAGAAAGAACTAAAATGAGACCAAGCAgagtcatacatttttaatgttgATTTTGCTAAACCACTACGCATGTACTTGGCTGCTGAATGCAAATAAGATTGAAGGGTCATGTCTAATCTAGAACCGTTTGGCTGAAAAGAGGGCAAACCAAGTTGGCTGGCGCTGAATCCAAACACAGGAGGTGGAATTTCTGAAATTCAAATCGAGAAAGGGAATCAGCAATTTGATTGTTTAAACCTGGAATATGAGCAGCTCGAAAAATGAAATTATCCATGACAGATAACCAAGTAAGGCGCCTGACGAATCTGTTGATAAACGGAACTGATGAGCGACCTttgttaataatattaacagttgCCTCATTGtcacaaaaaaacagaatttgttttctagaccattgtttcCCCCACAGAATACAAGCTATCACTATGGGATATAATTCCAACAGAGCAGTGGACATGTTATTATCCGGCATGGAAAGCAGCTCCTTTGGCCATTTGCTAGCAAACCACTGACCATTGAAAACCCCCCCAAAACCGACAGAAGGCGCAGCATCTGTATACAATTCAAGGGCTGAAGAAGACTCCAGATCATcatgataaaaaaaagaaatgccaTTCCAATTTTCAAGGAGCAAAGACCAGAAACTGAGATCTGATCTGGAGCCTGCGTCTAAGGTAACTATGTCCTTAAGATCTTTGACAGATTTGGAAAGATCGAGGAGTCTGGCAATGAAAGATCTGCCTTGGGGAATAATACGCATCGCAAAATTAAGATGGCCTAGTAAAGAAAGCAAATCTCTTTTTGAAAAAGAAACGGAACTCTGAGCATTTCTCATGATTTCACGAATGCGTTTTAATTTCTCAAGGGGCAACGAGGCTTGCATTAGATTCGAATCTAATGTAATGCCTAAAAACTCGATAACTTTGAGTGGGCCTAAAGTTTTTTCCTCAGAAAGGGGAACACCTAAATCGGCGAAAGTGTATTTTAACGCCGAAATGCATCTTTCTGGCTTTGAGTTTTTATAATCCACTAGCAGAAAATCGTCTAAAAGATGGAGCACtggcttgttgcgatagtcggtgaaacggtgattaccggtgcttcagcctctcaccggttagatcacttgcccaccgcgacaccgtcttttaccgtcgttttgatattttcttgtaattaaataatttagtttggttagagagagcaaacacttacaactgaatgtgtctgctccCTGAATTCAGCGAAGCTGAACGCACatcacgtcacagagcagcaggtgttagatttcatttatttcagtcagagtttgcgaggctcgcgtcatcacagagcagcggctgcgggtgtcagatttcatttattcctgtcagactgcgccgagcagacgatggcagaagccgcgtgcttactcgtttttgttataagatacatatatgatgtttaatataggcgagatcgttttgttgttgtgtttttcattaagaataataataaacccatcattccagcagcgctttatggaggaatagccggttgctctgcttgggactggcgggtttctgtcagaagtacctgcgcacattgactcaagcacttaaaccagctgttgcactcgcatttgcacgcaaattcatacgcgatttaacgcagcgtacgcaagcgctggatttaaacaacagttgcatctaattcaaaagtgaaagtaaaatgcgaacttctgtgcatttataagcccctcccacccggtgaaaccggtaaaaccgggtttgtcacgcgctgattaaccggtgggaaaattctgtcaccgcaacaaccctaTGGAGCACATGCGGTAATTTGCAGTTATTTAGGAGAATCCAACATAGCGCCTCTGATAGTGTATCAAAAATTTTGGACTACTGCGACAGCCAAAAGTGAGCCTGAccgaaaaataaattttttcccTCCATTTAATGCCAAATAAATGCCACTGCGATGGATGCAAAGGCATAACTTTAAAGGCGTCTGAAATATCTGCCTTTGCGAGCCATGCACCCCTACCtgcttttttaatgattttaattgcGTCATCAATGGTTGCGTAAAACAGAGAAAATGGAGCTAGAGGAATAAGACTATTAATACTTTGAGCAGCATCATTATGAGGGGcggacaaataaaaaattaagcgCTTCTTTCCTGAATATTTCCGAGTAGCTATCCCTATAGGATTAATCCGACAAATTGAGAAAGGGGATTTATCAAAAGGCCCAATAAGAAATCCTTTCTTAACTTCCTTTTCCAACAAGGAATCGACAATTTCAGGTTCTTTAACAGCAGAAAGCAAATTATTACAGAAAAAAGACTGATTAGGCAACCAAGACAATCCTGCAAAAAACCCTTGGATAAGTCCGGTTATTAAATAATTGACAAAGCAGCGGTTAGGATGATTTCTCAGTGCCTGTCCCAGCTTTGGAACATTGACTGGGGTTGATggctttatttctttttgtcCTTTCTCATAAAGCGGGTTCGTCTTGGGCACACAGATTTTGGGTGGCCGTCCCCGCAGTAACTACAAGCATGAACATATTTACAATTATAGAATTTgcaaacattttcattaaaattatAACATAAGGGAGTAGCAAATGGTGTCACCTTAGAGtcaacagtttgaaaaccagACTTAGATGGAGGAGACGCAGATTTGGGGCATAGATTGAGGGTGTGAGAATGAGAGCCACAGATCGAGCAGGAAAGAGCTTGATGACCAGTGAAATGTCTGCTTATGAGGGTTAAGTCAACTACAGACCAGTCCAATCTTTGATTGAACCGTTGAATGAACATTGCAGCttttgcagagaatgatttatgATATTCATAGAAGAGAGTTCCTCCATAGGTCAAAGCCAAGTCAGAAATGATTGCTAAATAAGTGTCAAGCTCGGCTCTACGAGACGGATACATTTCGCAGATGACGTCTCTGTAAACCCCAAATGCCACATTAAACTCAGCTAACGTTAACATTTTTGAAAGTCGGGGGTCGCTATCTTTAAGCATAACAGACACATCGCCGCAATCAACAACACGCTTCTCACTCATTTCGGAGCACAATAATATTTTGACAAGGTTGACATCATTACCTGCGATGATTTGGCTTCTCAACTGATGAGAAATCGCAGCAGCCGGCGGAAAGAATGGAGAGCCTGTAGTCACGGGAACTGCACTTCCCATAGTTCTTCGTGGTATAGTCACTGAATTGATGACGTCATCATTCTGCTGCGGAGTAAACACGGGCAGCCGCGCCGTGGTCGATGAGGAGTTATCGCAAGACGGACCAGAAATGGAAAAGTTTGCCGAGGCCTTAGATCTTGAACCGGACTCAAGAGCTTGAATTCTGGAATTCATGTTGGACAGCGAAGACTGAATGCTGGACAAAGCTGACAACACTGGGTCTTTGTTTTGGACTGAAGAAGAGTAGATTGCTCGGGTTGAGACGTCGGATCCGCCTGCCCGCTTGGGTGCAACATCAGCCGAAGTGGAAGCCGGTTCTAGATTCTTTCTCTTCTGTGTCTGTTTCTTGCCGGAGaatggaggaggaggaggaataTCTGCTGCTGGAACGTCAATTTtttcacaaagcaaagcaaaaaGTTCCTTATGCGAAGCTCCAGTTGGTGCCGGGATGTCGTGTCTGTATAAGGTTTCCAGTAATTTCGGCAGCGGCCAGTCAATGATGCTGGGAGGACTACATGATGATTTACTTGCCAGGCGAGAGCTCCGGCGGACAGAAGCATTGCTTTCGTCATTAATGGCTTCCTCCGCTTGACTTATTTGATGCTGGGATTCTTCGATGAATTCAATTTGCCACGGATCTGTAACGTTATCATTTGCGGCGGCAGACATGGTCAGCAGTTGGGTGAGTAACGTTACAGCAAAATAAAAGCGTATAATCATGTTGCAAGAAACTGCGCTTTTGCAAGCAAAGCAGTGAAAGCAGCCAAGACAGACTGAAAATCCATTTAAATAAGGCGCCCTGTTTGAAAGGGACCAATTGATGCATAGGAATCGGATCAGCTGATAGGCTGGGTTTAGGTTTGACAATCAGCTGATAGCATCGCTTGACTACGTGGCCTGCCTGAACTGACGCTGTACGCTACATTAAAATGGAAATTCTGAAAATTTAACTTATGCCATGGTGATAAAATTGGCAAAAACATGTCCAGTTGTTTGGTATTCGATCTTTGGCTGAGTGTTTCATTTTATTCGGCTTCAGCCAAGAATTTtcctttcggtgcatccctaaaagcTGTAATTGAGAACACATCACAATATGCAAACCTTAGCAATTAAATAAAAACCGTGATTACAATTATGCCCATAATTTAGCAGCCCTAGAACATAGGCAGCATATGGAACCCTGGCAAAGGCGTGTGAAGCTGAGTAAAATTGTTGCATCCCTTCTCTCTCTGTCCCGTTGTCTCTGAAAGGAATCCAGTAAGAAATAAATTTGGAGCTCATTAAGTAATGTGAGAAGTAGTAACAGCATAACAAGCATTTTAGCCCCCCCAACGGCCTTAAAGGAGGGTGCCCTACACTGGGAATGAATTTTTGTggttaaacacaaacaaatccccagttccctttcagtcggtcactacgacgtcacgtcgtgaccgacgaattgggaactcgcttagagagaccaatctgcttcgtatactactaaaacgccaatgaacttggcattgagatatttgcataatgctggcgccgcccgccaggtgcctttataagcagcaggtgcaaaatagggaaattagctttttcgcttcgaaagccggcttatctgctactgagaagctactttactctgttgggatttgattgctgaagttggttgaactagcagtatcacagcggacgcttcgcttattccacggctctacatctgtttattgttttgagtttagtgtgtgcgttgccttcctgtgcgctcatcaactaagcatctgagtgaatttccctaaaagagtgatacgagagagctttgtgccttgttaaaggcagccactctctcgtatatgcggagatcagcgtccttttcaggatagcttttcgcccgtgcgatcttggatgcgagaagtataagggttccagtgacggtcacgagcgctgtcttcgtgctcaggcatcgagcactccggggctgcgttcgtggagagtttctgttctctctgtgagagcataaccctcttggattgcggagacgactgtcgtttctacgggaacgctgtccgcgcctttgcagtgctgacgccgccatggtgcggctgtcaagcgctcgcagggcgcccttcgcgtcactacgctgagtaggacggaggatgcgtcctccacctaccggccttctcatcctcagccggttgaggctccggtggagactgcagagtcgtgttctacgatgtctgccgaatccattggacctccttctggtcccgtcacttctgcagcatcagaggggtgtgctttttcctccgaggcagagtcgttccagAGATGGCGGCcatgcccgctcgagcggcggagacggtagagttggaaaggttaacccctctccgcccgaaccgtcccgcccacatgattggtacttcggagctgctcgggcctctcagtcctctcctcctgtgcctttcttccccgacggcacgaagagctgacgtgatttgcggccgtccggccgttcagctttcacccctcacctccctcaccaacggagccgctaagggcggggaccccttcagtggagcgggatgcgttcctggagggaccacccaacccttccctcccgtgtttgtagacagtcgtccggttacggacgctgcccatcaggcatgccggagaggcagcttcagccctgcacgtaataacgttgctgcaggctcaccaaggatttaccagggaggccgcgaccttcagtcgtgcgatgtccacctcagtggttcaagattggcacctttggctgtgtctggctgacatgacggacgcagacgagaacaacttgaatgctcctgtctcacagaccggcctcttcggcgagccaggggagtcatacagctccgctgcgcagactgaggcgatctcctaggtcatgccccggcggaagagagctgcccttggtccaccacgccggctcctcagtctgcctctcgccgtcggcgtcctgcggcgaccacctccgttcccctcctcggaccccatctcggcagcgcaggggaaccggtcgtcagcagctcgccccgcccgcttagccgcttcccgtgaaattcgagagtttaagtggccagtgaagggcgacccggattggcagaggatcactcttcaggagatggagctccttcccccgatagagggtcgggtggaaaatccttggtttgcatatgttccaccggctgttcggccggtacccacttaaccacacataagagtgcattcctcttccctctctaggtctccggaggatcgagagagccgtgagcgggtacacaccagctccccttcctctcctctatcgccagcgggtgacctgaggagtccgagctctccgctgaggagaccggaccaccagcacccttatcggagtctgcgctctccgcagaggagaccagacgaccgtcaccctcagcgggctcaggtcagtgtcacacacacatactgtagatgtttatgctgtcacggcagacgcaccggcagtcccacctgctttgctgccccaccgcgggtacttcggtagtgtcgttatttctcctcgtacggtgcctgggtgcttggcttcagttcccagcccgtttcgttgggttttacgcacgatccgcctcggttacgaatccggcacaccccaaaattcgggcttttgtttcactgtagtgaaagcgtccgatgcacatgtactgcgtgcaaaagtcgatatcctgttggcgaaggatgttcgagccggtcccagatgatgatagggtttttccagcctttatctcatagtacccaaaatacgcggcgggttacgatcgatttgatttacgcaccggctctacgaaggtgttctttttggatgataacgccgaggctcgtatttcaatattcagatcggtttgcagccttagacctgtaagacgtgtactttgtgtccatctcccctcgctttagaccgttttttcgctctgcgtcgtggggtgggcatattaatactaagtacaccattcgagctgtctctctctctccgtgtctccatgtgctagtcacggcattaaaatgtcagagagagagcgttgttcgcattctgcttttttctacgtcgacttataatagcccgttcttggcagacgtgcgcgaacacagagaattaatgcttcggcatctcgctcgtttaattcttcaggtcgactgggaaagagcaactttgccccgtgcagaggatcctttttctcagtatggaaataagactcgatcgactaattggcgtgtttaacaagagcgcgcaaccagccagttctgacttgcctcggtttaattcgagggaagtacgcggtccctctgaaacaatttcagaagctcctggacatatgacagcatgctgcggctgtgacaccgcccgagctgcttcatatgagaccgctttagcattggcttacgatcgagtctcaaggagagcgtggcacaccgacatacaccgtgtaaacattgcacctgcgtgtcatttaaatttttccccgtggtagacccggcatttccgatagaagatatgcccctgaggggtctcctggcattctgtatattgcaatgccctcagcacgggatgatcagccacgtatgacgggcttgcagtctcaggggtgtgcatagcaccccaactgccgcgagcggtgcgctgtatatctgggacttgtacgctccgctatggagatgcgagggaaggatgtattagccgacaccaataacattgcgactgttgcgttatttaccgttaaggcggttttgcgctctcgtcacctgtcgcatctcgctcgtcatctcctcctttggagtcagaagggtctgaggtcccttcgtgccatttacatcccgggttcgctcaatacagcggcagacgcgcttcccgagctgcgcccccggcgaatggcgactccacctccagacggtccagctaatttggaagaagttcggttgtgcgtaaatagatctgtttgcgtcgccggacgatacccaatgtcgcctattttattcactaaccgagggcagcctcggcgtggatgcgttggcacacagctggccgcggagggtgcgtaaatacgcattccttccagtgagctttattgcgcagacactgtgcaaagtcaggcaggacgaggagagcctttactaatcgtccgtactggacgacAAAGAATTGGttttcatagttaatgctcctcgcgacagccctccctggcggattcccctgaggaaggactttctttctcaaggagggggcacattggCACTCGCGCCCGACCTGTgcgatctccatgtatggtcgttgagcgcgcgcaaggtttaggtgatttatcgcaagcggtatctaacaccatcgacgcggttcaagcaccgtccacaagacgggcttacgcgcttaaagaaacctttttcgtcacccggtgctcttcgcaacgcgaggaccccagagaatgcccattaacattgtgcttttatatctttaacataggttagatggtaggctgtccctccgccattaaagttgatatcgccgctatttctgctcatcactcacttatcaacggcagatcagttggccagcatgatttaattattacattttaagaggcgctcgcaggctaaacccctcgcgccct
The Paramisgurnus dabryanus chromosome 1, PD_genome_1.1, whole genome shotgun sequence genome window above contains:
- the LOC141279864 gene encoding uncharacterized protein — encoded protein: MIIRFYFAVTLLTQLLTMSAAANDNVTDPWQIEFIEESQHQISQAEEAINDESNASVRRSSRLASKSSCSPPSIIDWPLPKLLETLYRHDIPAPTGASHKELFALLCEKIDVPAADIPPPPPFSGKKQTQKRKNLEPASTSADVAPKRAGGSDVSTRAIYSSSVQNKDPVLSALSSIQSSLSNMNSRIQALESGSRSKASANFSISGPSCDNSSSTTARLPVFTPQQNDDVINSVTIPRRTMGSAVPVTTGSPFFPPAAAISHQLRSQIIAGVVHKLVWRTHYLQQRRESPCPEPGLHPVSACFVNSAGYPQSVIRPIRCA